One stretch of Leptospira hartskeerlii DNA includes these proteins:
- a CDS encoding DUF2147 domain-containing protein yields MKRTGAIFLFALFFAGAFSLSADPAPVTGVWRTFNDAGTKEESTVEIYEKDGKIFGKILSLIDPNDKDGKPARCTECDGPEKDKPILGMVIIKGLSADGEKWTGGRILDPNDGTWYKCSLKVTEGGKKLEVRGYIGFSLIGRSQFWQKK; encoded by the coding sequence ATGAAGAGGACGGGCGCAATATTCTTATTCGCTTTATTCTTTGCGGGAGCATTCAGTCTTTCCGCTGACCCAGCTCCTGTTACTGGAGTCTGGAGAACATTCAACGATGCAGGAACCAAAGAAGAATCTACGGTTGAGATCTATGAGAAGGACGGAAAGATTTTCGGAAAAATCCTGAGTCTTATCGATCCAAACGACAAAGATGGAAAACCGGCTCGTTGCACAGAATGTGACGGACCTGAAAAAGATAAACCTATCTTGGGAATGGTTATCATCAAAGGATTAAGCGCTGATGGAGAAAAATGGACCGGCGGACGTATCTTAGATCCAAACGACGGAACCTGGTACAAATGCAGCCTGAAAGTTACCGAGGGTGGAAAGAAGTTAGAAGTCCGAGGTTATATAGGATTTTCCTTGATAGGCCGTTCTCAATTCTGGCAGAAAAAATAA
- a CDS encoding M14 family zinc carboxypeptidase yields the protein MTGFFRVFLLGFLFYSTIVSCSILRETIPSRPLNDGSISVLLKIDKNAREEFEKVTSWEVPYTFIEKDYSYAVVHREKLKAYGFPKEGINIVKGMPFKYYSGNYQDSLSESIFALADIKKGYKDNILNSHYLYWVHRLFPKHSQYKIIGKSSRGREIPAILLTDANVSDEDKISVLFNCAHHSNEVVSVEHCYDVIYELLAHKKKYGDLFAKLKIWVVPIVNPDGSRVFWHENMSMGRKNGYPGWGQVTEKDNQGVDINRNYPFFWGKTKSNHTSSVSNSIFFRGPYPGSEPETQAMMNLAEKERFAASISYHAFANCILVPYTIDGTSNPEPDLVWSLGKRIASSVESKNPNHNFSAKKNIYGVDGVDQDYYFFKYGTLAYLLESSHLNPPYSDVPKIVESLRPAWMILLEEIADGSKLYFKIKDEHGNPIAANIKYDKVLFYHGEVRTSRKEDGMFFQSFPGIRGIKLKVEKEGYETVNWEGTTWRFWKAVDIVLKKKVPAQ from the coding sequence GTGACGGGCTTCTTTCGAGTCTTTCTACTCGGCTTCTTATTTTATTCTACTATAGTTTCCTGTTCTATTCTTAGGGAAACTATTCCATCTAGACCATTAAATGACGGATCAATCTCGGTCCTTCTGAAAATCGATAAAAACGCCAGGGAAGAATTTGAGAAGGTTACTTCTTGGGAAGTTCCTTATACTTTTATAGAGAAGGATTATAGTTATGCGGTGGTCCACAGGGAAAAACTAAAAGCGTATGGTTTTCCTAAAGAAGGGATCAATATTGTGAAGGGAATGCCTTTCAAATATTATTCGGGAAATTACCAAGATTCCTTATCGGAATCCATTTTTGCATTAGCAGATATTAAAAAAGGTTATAAGGATAATATATTAAATTCTCATTATTTATATTGGGTGCATCGTCTTTTCCCAAAACATTCCCAGTATAAGATAATCGGAAAATCGAGTAGGGGAAGAGAAATACCGGCGATCTTACTTACCGATGCGAATGTCTCAGATGAAGATAAAATTTCCGTTCTATTCAATTGCGCTCATCATTCCAATGAAGTTGTTTCCGTAGAACACTGTTATGATGTGATCTACGAACTTTTAGCTCATAAGAAGAAGTATGGAGATTTGTTTGCAAAGTTGAAGATCTGGGTGGTTCCGATCGTGAACCCGGACGGTTCTCGTGTATTCTGGCATGAGAATATGTCTATGGGAAGAAAGAACGGATATCCTGGTTGGGGACAAGTCACTGAAAAGGATAATCAAGGAGTGGATATCAATCGTAACTATCCGTTCTTCTGGGGAAAAACAAAATCGAATCATACTTCTTCCGTATCCAATAGTATATTTTTCAGAGGACCTTATCCGGGTTCCGAGCCTGAGACACAAGCAATGATGAATTTAGCGGAGAAGGAGAGGTTTGCTGCTTCTATCAGTTATCATGCATTTGCGAATTGTATTTTAGTTCCATACACGATAGACGGAACTTCTAATCCGGAGCCGGACCTGGTTTGGAGTTTGGGTAAAAGGATCGCTTCTTCCGTAGAAAGCAAAAATCCGAACCATAATTTTAGCGCTAAAAAAAATATCTATGGTGTGGATGGAGTAGACCAAGATTATTATTTCTTTAAGTACGGCACTCTTGCTTATTTATTGGAATCTTCTCATTTGAATCCTCCGTATTCGGATGTTCCTAAAATTGTAGAATCTTTGAGACCTGCTTGGATGATCCTCTTGGAAGAAATTGCGGACGGAAGTAAACTTTACTTCAAGATCAAAGACGAGCATGGAAATCCGATAGCAGCAAATATCAAATATGATAAGGTCCTTTTTTATCATGGAGAAGTTAGGACTTCTCGTAAAGAAGACGGAATGTTCTTCCAATCATTTCCGGGTATTCGCGGAATTAAGTTAAAAGTTGAAAAAGAAGGATACGAAACAGTCAACTGGGAAGGAACCACATGGAGATTCTGGAAAGCTGTGGATATAGTTCTAAAGAAGAAAGTTCCGGCCCAATGA
- a CDS encoding DUF2147 domain-containing protein produces the protein MKKSLVLFVVLAAFLVGESTFADALPVVGKWKTIDDEDGKEKSVVELYEQGGKIYGKIASLRDPLDKDGKPKVCTKCEGADKDKPVIGLVIIKGLSLDDDEYTGGTIMDPNNGKTYKCKLKATDGGAKLNVRGFIGFALIGRTQTWLKK, from the coding sequence ATGAAAAAATCACTCGTTTTGTTTGTCGTTTTGGCGGCGTTTTTAGTTGGCGAATCTACATTTGCTGACGCGCTTCCTGTAGTCGGAAAATGGAAAACCATTGATGACGAAGACGGTAAAGAAAAGTCCGTAGTAGAACTCTACGAACAAGGCGGCAAAATTTACGGTAAAATTGCTAGCTTAAGAGATCCTTTGGATAAAGACGGCAAACCGAAAGTTTGTACCAAATGTGAAGGTGCAGATAAAGACAAACCGGTTATCGGTCTTGTTATCATCAAAGGTTTGAGCCTGGACGATGACGAATATACCGGAGGAACCATCATGGATCCTAACAACGGTAAAACATATAAATGTAAATTAAAAGCCACTGATGGTGGTGCTAAATTGAACGTTAGAGGGTTTATCGGTTTTGCTTTGATCGGTAGAACTCAGACTTGGCTTAAAAAATAA
- a CDS encoding DMT family transporter, whose product MNRYKNEAALIFCTLIWGGTFSATKLSLVSISSCLFIGIRFAIATFVFVLYILLKNRKNPISYPDWKTNKSLYFLAFLLGFWMFMGFAFETVGLKYTTATKSGFLTGTLVVITPILQTLFLKRMPSSGNLLGVIVVMFGLFFLSAESVGEDHKLVISYHLGDVLTLGGAFFFSLYIIYVDKASKSCPLDILLLSQTLVTSVFAFLLAFILHWTEFEPLFIKMDSRVMPALFYNGLISSVGTTFLQTKYQKGISPTRAGLIFSLEPVFSAILAYFTLEERLDTTGLIGCSFVLTGVLLAELLGREKKF is encoded by the coding sequence ATGAACCGATATAAAAACGAGGCCGCCTTAATCTTTTGCACCTTGATCTGGGGTGGAACCTTCTCAGCTACAAAACTAAGTTTAGTTTCTATTTCTTCTTGTTTGTTTATAGGGATCCGATTTGCGATCGCCACATTTGTTTTTGTACTTTATATTCTTCTTAAGAACCGAAAGAACCCTATATCTTATCCGGATTGGAAAACAAACAAGTCCCTATACTTCTTGGCGTTTTTATTGGGCTTTTGGATGTTTATGGGATTTGCATTCGAGACAGTAGGTTTAAAATACACAACCGCTACTAAGTCCGGATTTTTGACCGGGACCTTAGTAGTTATTACTCCGATCTTACAAACTTTATTCTTAAAACGGATGCCCAGCTCAGGGAATTTATTGGGAGTGATCGTAGTAATGTTCGGTCTATTCTTCCTTTCCGCAGAATCAGTAGGAGAAGATCATAAATTAGTAATATCCTATCATTTAGGAGATGTTCTTACTTTAGGTGGAGCATTTTTCTTTTCCTTATACATTATCTATGTGGATAAGGCGAGCAAGTCCTGTCCTTTGGATATTCTTCTTCTGTCTCAGACACTAGTAACTAGCGTATTCGCTTTTCTTTTAGCATTTATTTTACATTGGACAGAATTTGAACCTTTGTTTATCAAAATGGATTCCAGAGTAATGCCTGCGTTATTTTACAATGGTTTGATCTCTTCCGTTGGAACCACATTCTTGCAAACAAAATACCAAAAGGGAATTTCTCCTACGAGAGCGGGCTTGATCTTTTCTTTGGAGCCGGTATTCTCCGCTATTCTTGCCTATTTCACTTTGGAGGAAAGATTAGATACAACAGGTTTGATCGGATGTAGTTTTGTGCTCACCGGTGTTCTGTTAGCTGAACTATTGGGTAGAGAAAAAAAGTTTTAA
- a CDS encoding methyl-accepting chemotaxis protein, which yields MNRNLELERQGEVAANYLRIFLTIVFIFGTAFGLVWRSGIQAVLGYYIGGIVAYSFIIFFSIFVMKFFGYKPWLKYATVFMEFIGYAIVQAGYFGTEDQWKPNGILSPANYGIYFLILSGTIFRFNPRFTFITSTVLAVQFTAMAMALTILNPQLLTMGYEGMIRLRSPLVILMGVFLFAFGVTISYATKFVRRLVEEAQSAEERAIRNYTSAKEILQSSETVAEELRKSLIDVEDVARANEDSSRDLASMVEETSATLEEMGASIESIAKMAEQQDEFGDDTSSSIDKWKDQMVRVFEAVSFARSLGEGSAATAIEGEGTVRVALDVFSQFKGTVQEVSKILGVIQDLAGKTNLLSLNAAIEAARAGEAGKGFSVVAEEVSKLADSSSRNAKEIVKQIGALGDASDTSSEKFGELVQAFRELTSGIGSIGEALAQVGDSVDKQKSLSTEVEDKNKHIRDLAKEMKNSTLEQSNGTKQILNGIEYLSKRSMEMSEITEKLRTSLERLKVTSQSLTKTLEATKLH from the coding sequence ATGAATAGAAATTTGGAATTGGAGCGTCAAGGGGAAGTTGCAGCAAACTATCTGCGGATTTTTTTAACTATAGTTTTTATTTTCGGGACAGCATTCGGACTGGTTTGGAGGAGTGGGATCCAAGCGGTTTTAGGTTACTATATAGGCGGGATCGTAGCATATTCCTTTATTATCTTCTTTTCCATTTTTGTAATGAAGTTTTTCGGCTACAAACCTTGGTTGAAATATGCTACAGTGTTCATGGAATTTATAGGTTACGCAATTGTGCAGGCCGGATATTTCGGAACAGAGGACCAATGGAAACCGAATGGGATCTTGAGTCCTGCTAATTACGGAATTTATTTTTTAATCTTATCCGGGACCATCTTCAGGTTCAATCCTAGATTCACTTTTATCACTTCCACTGTTCTTGCGGTTCAATTCACCGCAATGGCGATGGCACTCACCATTCTGAATCCTCAACTTCTTACCATGGGTTATGAAGGAATGATCCGATTAAGGTCTCCTCTCGTAATTTTGATGGGAGTCTTTTTATTCGCATTCGGAGTCACTATCTCTTACGCAACCAAGTTTGTAAGAAGATTGGTAGAAGAAGCGCAAAGCGCAGAAGAAAGAGCGATCCGAAATTATACCTCCGCGAAAGAGATCTTACAAAGTTCAGAAACAGTCGCCGAAGAACTTCGCAAATCTTTAATAGATGTAGAAGATGTTGCCAGGGCAAACGAGGACAGCAGTCGCGATCTAGCAAGCATGGTAGAAGAAACATCCGCTACTCTGGAAGAGATGGGAGCAAGTATAGAATCCATAGCAAAGATGGCGGAACAGCAGGACGAATTCGGGGACGATACTTCTTCTTCCATAGACAAATGGAAAGATCAGATGGTCAGAGTGTTCGAGGCAGTATCCTTTGCTAGAAGTTTGGGCGAAGGTTCAGCAGCCACCGCGATCGAAGGGGAGGGCACAGTTCGAGTCGCGTTGGACGTATTCTCTCAATTTAAGGGTACGGTCCAAGAAGTGAGTAAGATTTTAGGAGTGATCCAAGATCTTGCGGGAAAAACAAATTTACTTTCTTTGAATGCAGCTATTGAAGCGGCAAGGGCCGGAGAAGCGGGAAAAGGATTCTCTGTCGTTGCAGAAGAAGTAAGCAAACTTGCAGATTCTTCTTCCAGAAATGCAAAGGAGATCGTAAAACAGATAGGCGCCTTGGGAGATGCTTCCGATACAAGTTCCGAAAAGTTCGGAGAGTTGGTCCAGGCATTCCGTGAATTGACCTCAGGGATCGGTTCTATCGGAGAGGCGCTGGCCCAGGTTGGAGATTCCGTAGACAAACAAAAAAGTCTTTCTACTGAAGTGGAAGATAAGAACAAACATATACGCGATCTTGCTAAAGAAATGAAAAATTCTACATTAGAACAATCGAATGGAACCAAGCAGATCCTGAACGGGATAGAATATTTGAGTAAAAGATCCATGGAAATGTCCGAGATCACCGAAAAACTCAGAACAAGTTTAGAGAGATTAAAAGTTACTTCTCAGTCTTTAACAAAAACATTGGAAGCTACTAAATTACATTAA